The following proteins come from a genomic window of Miscanthus floridulus cultivar M001 chromosome 2, ASM1932011v1, whole genome shotgun sequence:
- the LOC136529723 gene encoding uncharacterized protein: MYFGQRFYGFSSEGNTEPTVESEIFKALERAKLMVGNRKESCYSRCGRTDKGVSATGQVISLYLRSNIKDVGGDMLDERPEIDYVKVLNRILPRDIRVLGWCPVPEDFHARFTCLSREYKYLFWKGDLDILEMQKAASNFIGEHDFRNFCKMDAANVSNYRRRITEFTISACDRRSNNDELCSMTIKGTAFLWHQVRCMVAVLFLIGQGLESPSVVDSLLDITKTPRKPQYKMAPELPLILRSCLFDKANFMCSSDASQSLTEHLNDEYHHHMLQAEIFHIASSCLPFPEPNSSETLQKKRNHIPLLSRQTEPSYEERISKVKTKLADNLK, translated from the exons ATGTACTTCGGCCAGAG ATTCTATGGTTTTTCTTCGGAAGGTAACACTGAGCCAACCGTTGAG TCGGAGATATTTAAAGCACTGGAAAGAGCAAAACTTATGGTTGGCAATAGGAAAGAATCGTGCTATTCGAGGTGTGGAAGAACTGACAAAGGAGTTTCTGCTACTGGACAG GTGATTTCCTTATATCTGCGATCGAACATAAAGGATGTTGGAGGGGACATGTTAGATGAAAGACCCG AAATTGATTATGTGAAGGTATTAAATAGAATTCTTCCAAGAGATATACGTGTACTAGGTTGGTGTCCTGTTCCAGAAGATTTTCATGCAAG ATTCACCTGTTTGAGCCGGGAATACAAATACTTATTTTGGAAGGGGGACTTGGATATATTG GAAATGCAGAAAGCTGCATCCAATTTCATTGGAGAACATGACTTTAGGAATTTCTGTAAGATGGATGCAGCAAATGTGAGTAATTACAGGCGGCGCATTACAGAATTTACTATTTCTGCATGTGACAGAAG GTCCAACAATGATGAGTTGTGCTCCATGACGATCAAGGGTACCGCTTTCCTGTGGCATCAAGTTCGCTGCATGGTAGCTGTGCTATTTCTAATAGGTCAAGGCCTTGAGTCACCATCT GTAGTTGATTCACTATTGGATATTACGAAAACTCCTAGGAAACCTCAATATAAAATGGCGCCAGAGCTTCCATTGATTTTGCGATCTTGTCTATTTGATAAAGCCAACTTTATGTGTTCATCAG ATGCCAGCCAGTCTCTGACTGAGCACTTAAATGATGAATATCATCATCATATGCTCCAAGCTGAAATATTTCACATAGCGTCATCATGTTTACCTTTTCCAG AACCAAATTCATCAGAAACGCTTCAGAAGAAGAGGAACCATATTCCTCTCCTGTCACGACAAACAGAGC CTTCTTATGAGGAGCGTATATCAAAAGTCAAAACGAAGCTGGCTGATAATCTCAAGTAG